Below is a window of Yimella sp. cx-51 DNA.
CCAGCAGACTGGCGAGCAGAAGAAGCAGGCTGGTGACCAGCGCTGCGACAGACCACGGGATGTGGTCACCGACGATCAGCGATGACACTGCGCTCCAGCCGGTCACGATCGCCAGACAGGCGCTCGACAGGTGGCCGACCAGGACATCGCGAGCCGACAGCGCCAGTGAGGAACCGACGAATGCGATCGCGATAGCGCCCACGGCAAGGTTCAGCTTGGGGACCGCGCTCCACGAATCCGGTGCCGCGATCGCGATGCCGACCATCACCAATTTGATGCCCAGCAGCATGACGGTCGGGCGAACCCATTGCGTTGTTGCACTCATGGTGACCTCCGTTCTGCGTTACGGGTAGGGCAGCGGCTCGGCAGTGAGTTCGTCGTACTCCAGCAGGTCGTCCTGCAGGCCCAGACGCTGTGGCAGGTCGTAGTAGCGGTAGTGGCCGAGCATCATCAGGTTCGGCGGGAAGGCGGGGACCATCTGCGGGATGAAGACCTTGCGTAGGCGCACCGCTGAGAAGTTGCTCGGGGTGAAGTCGAAGGCGATCGGGGTCAGGCCCGTCTTGCGGCAGATCTCTAGCACGCCTTCGAATTCGGCTGTGTCGTCGGCGAACTCGGCCACCGGAAGATCACTGAGTTTGACGGTGGGCTGCTCGTCGGAGCGCAGATACCAGTCCAACCGCTCCTGGTTCTCGGCGTACCCGTAATACGGCACAACCTGGATGAAGTTCGTGAAGTCGTCGGCCGTCGCGTCTCGATTGATTCCGAACAGCCGTTGGAAACCCTGTACGACTCGCCACGACGGTGCGATCTCGGGAGTGCGGACCATCCGCTCGGACTGGATCAGCTCCGCGATGGCGCTGCGGATGGCTTCTTCCACGTTCAGGCCGACGCCTCCACCGGCCAGGTAGGAGTTCTCGTCCATCCCGTGTTCGACCGAGATGGCCGTCACGACGCTGACGTCGGGCACGTCCGTGCGGTGCACGTAGAACGAGACGTCGATACCCGAGCGCTGCGCCGACTCCATCCAACGGTTGAGGGCCGCGCTTCGAAAGGGCTGGTCAAGCTCCACCTTCTGCGGCAGGACTCGGGTGAACCAGCTCAGGTTGGCCGCGTCCCGCTCAATCACCTCCAGCAACCCGTGGCTCAGCGCGCGCTCGTCGTTCAGGTGCGTGGCAAGTCCACCCGAGGACGACACCCCGATGCGGGCCTCGCCCTGCTCACGGAAGTAGAACAGGTGCACCAATTGCGCCGGAACCCACCAGTCCTGCCCGGTCAACAGGTTCTCTCCCTGGATCCAGTACATCCTGCTGTCGGCGTCCCAGGGTTCGCACAAGAACCCGTCGGTCTGAAGTTGCTGCTCGGCAAACATCGGATAGTCCTCTGGTCGCACGTGCGGCCGGCCGAGTTGTTCCAATTCACGCGATGAGCCGTACCACTGCGATTCCTGCGTACCCGCGGTGATACAGGAGAACGAGCCCAGCATTCGCTCGATGGCCTCACCCAGCGAGGACAGCACCGAATCGCTGATGTTCAGACCCTTCCCACCGCCGTAGATGTCGCGGTCCAGGCCGGTATTCAGGCCCGGTAGCCCGACCATCCGCCGGAAGATGTGGTCCAGCGACATCGGAGTAGCAGAACCCTGGTAGCCGTCGCAGGCCAAGCCTGGGCGCAGCGCCGTCATGACAGTGCGGATCTCACCGAACGGCGAGTAGACGTTCAGCATCTCCTCGATGCCCGCCTGTTCAGCCCCGCTTGACGTAGCGGGCAACCAAGGAACTTCCCGGTTGTAGTGGCGCACCTTCAGCCGCGGTCGGCGGGCGCTCATTGAATTCTCGGTCATGACACTCGCTTCCAATTTCGTAGGCCGCACAGCAATGCGACTACAGAGACCGCATAGGTGAGCAGTATTTTCAAGATTGACGAAGTCTTAATTCCGGCACTGACATAGACGTCGACAAGCGCGTCGAACCAGATCTTCAGCGGATTCCATTCCAAAACGGATTGCACGACCTGCGGCATCCCGTCAATAGGAGCAGCAGCTCCCGATCCGAAAAAGAGAATAAAGAAGACACCAGCGGTAACTGCTTGAATGGTTCGTGGCGGAAACGGCAAGGTGCCCAGGAAAAGACCGATCGGACACAGCATCGCCACGAAGCCAACACCGAGCAGCAAGAACTGGGGCGAGTAGACCTCGGACCGCAGCCCACTGGAGAAGCCCACCGCAGCGACGATCACCGAGGCGGCTGCAACAACCAGGACCAGCATCGACAGCACGACGGCCGAGGCGAAGATCCAGCCCGGCAGGGGCAGGGTGCGGTATCGCTTGTCGACCTCTTTGTTGCGCAACTCGGCAATGTAGATGGGCAAGCCCATCAGCAGCAGGTTCGCGGCAACCGTCCCGACCAGCGAGGGGAACATGGCGTCGATCAGCCGAAGGTTCTTGCCCTTGTCGATGATTTCGTCCGCGTAGGGCATCCCGATGAACAGGAAGATCACCAACGGGAAGATCAGCGAGAAGAAGACGGCAACCGGCTCACGAATCAGCAACCGAAGTTCTTGGATCGTCCACGTCTTCAGCGCTCCAAGGCGGGGTCCAGGCTGCTCCATCTTGACGCTTGATTCGCGGTTGGTGTCCACGCTCATGCCGCGTCGCGCCACATGGTCACCGCGAACACATCTTCCAAACGGATCCGTCCGAAGCGCACCTCCAGTCCGGGCTCCAGTTGCTGCAGCCGGTCTCGCAGAGCGTCGATCTCATCCGCGCCGCCGACGGCGAGGGTCGTGATCCCGACCTTCCCGTGCACGAGTCCTGATGCCTGGATCGCTTGGGTCAGCTGCGAACTCGCGTCGTTGATGCGTAGCCGGAACTGTCCACCGGCGGCTGCAAGGACTTCTTCCGGCTGTCCGTGCAATGCAATCCGACCGGAGGCCATCACGTACAAGCGGTCGGCGAATGCTTCGGCTTCCTCCAGGTCGTGGGTGGATGCCAAGATCGCGCAACCCGATCGAGCCCGCACCCGCAAGAACTCCCAAAGCTCGGCTCGTCCTTCGGGGTCAATACCGGATGTTGGCTCGTCCAGCAGCAGGAAGTGCGGGCTACCCACGCACGCAATCGCTATGTCGAGCCGGCGGCGCAGACCGCCGGACAGCTTGTCCACCGAGGTGCGCCAATGCTTGCTGAGCCCGAGCGAGTCGGCGAGTTGCCGGATGTCTTCCGGCTCCCGGTAGAGCGAAGCAACTGCGGCGAGTGCTTCGTTGACGCGAAGCCGACTCGGCAATCCGGACTGCTGCAGTTGAACGCCGGTCACCAGCCGATGTGGACCGCCGGGTTGGACCGCTTGTCCCATGATTTCGGCGCGCCCATCACTCATCTCGCGCAGACCTATCAACATCTCCATGCTGGTGGTCTTGCCCGAACCATTCGGGCCGACGAGCATCGTGGTTTGGCCAGCAGGAATCTCCAATGACACTCCGTTGACGACCGGCGTGCCGTCGTACTTCTTCACGGCATCGATCAGCTGGGCGACGGGCGTGCCGCGCTCGTGGGTGCGCTGCATCATTGGCTCTCTCCCCCCCAAAGAACGTTCGTTGTCGTTGGTCCGGATCACGTGATGCGACCGAACCAACGACAACGAAGCCTTCAACTCTCAGAAGTTGAAGATGTTCACCCAGCACCAGCAGCAACAGGTGCAGCACCAGCCGCCCGGAGCTACTGCAGATTCAGCCGAGAAGTGCTTCTCTTCCGCCATCGTGATTTTGGTCATTGCATCCTCCTCTCACCCTGAAGAAGCAATTTCTTGCTTCGCCGGTAAATCCCGAATAGTCGCTATTCGTGATCTGCAGCGAGAGAAACTAAAAACCCACAAGAATGTAAAGTTTTAGCCCGCCTGGCCGCTGAGCCGACGGTAGCTCAACCGTACACAGGCATTCCGAGAAGAACATTGGATCTGTCAAGCGATCCTGGCTTCTGTCATCTTCTGTGCGAGATTTGTCAGGTCAACTGTTCAGTAACAATATTCTTTACCTGCGCATTACCATTCGGCACGATCTTTAACGTAGGATCGCCCGGGCGTCGCGCGCAAACGCCGCCTCGAATGTGGGCCGGCCAAGCACTCGCTCAACGACATCCGTGACGTTCTCATTGCGGCCATCGAAGAGCGGGACGAACGCCGCGGTCAGTTCAGCGGCAACCTCGGTGGGCATCGCCTGGCCAAGGAGGGCGGTGAAGGCGTCGGCGGCCATCGCGTCGAACCGAACGGGTGTGCCCCTTTGCCGCGGAATCGGCGTGAGTTTGTGGGGTTCGTACGCGGTGCGAAGGCCACAAACTCACGCCGATTTGGACGTTCGGCTCGGCGCTTTGGTCAGGACGAGGTGCAGGACGAGCCCGGCGACCAGGCCCCAGAAAGCTGACCCGATGCTGGCGATCGTGATGCCGGACGCCGCGACCACCAGCGTGATCGCGCCGGCCTCGCGGGCGCGGTCATCGGCGAGCGCGGAGTGGGCGGATGCGGCGAAGGTGGCGATGAGGGCGAGTCCGGCGATCGACTCGACGATGCCCTTCGGTGCGGCGACTGCGACCGCCGACACCAGGCCGGCGAGCGGACCGAACAGCAGGTAGGTCCCCCCGCAGGACACACCGGCGATCCAGCGCTTGTCCTTGTCGGGGTGCGCTTCCGGGCCAGCCGCGAGCGCCGCAGAGATTGCAGCAAGGTTGATCGCGTGGCCACCTGCGAAGGCGCCGGCCACCGAGGCAGAACCGGTGTAGAGCAACGGGTTTCGCATGCCCGGGCGATAACCGAAGGCGCCCAGCACAGCGATGCCGGGGATGTTTTGGCTAGTCATCGTGACGATGAAGAGCGGGATCGCGATGGCTATGAGCGCGCCGGCGTCCAGGGTCGGGCTGACGAAGGTGAGGGTGGGCGCGGCAGCAGCGAGGTCGAGTTCGCCGAACACTCCGCGCACCGCCATCACCACCAGTGCGGCCGCGAGCGCACCCAGGACGGCCCATCGTCGCGCGACCGCCAGGAGCACCAACCAGGTGGTGATCACCGGCGCAATGGCCCAGGGATCGACGACGGCAGCTCTGATCGGCGCCACCACCAACGGCAGGAGCACACCAGCGAGCATCGCCGAGGCGAGTGGAGCGGGAATGCGTTCGACGAGTTCGCCCAGCGGGCGCACCAATCCGCACAGCGCGAGCAACACACCGCAGAGGATGAACGCTCCGACCGCTGCAGGGAATCCGCCGTGCGGGACGGCGGCGGTCGCAAGCAACGCCGCGCCTGGTGTCGACCAAGCCATCGTGATCGGCATGCGGGTGCGCCAGCTGAACAGCACGCACCCGGCGCCCATCGTCAGGCAGAGCACGAACAACCCGGACGCAGCTTGTGCGTCGTCCGCGCCGACCGCTCGCAGACCGGTGAGGACGATCGCGAACGAACTGGTGAAGCCGACCAGACCGGCCACCACGCCGGCCATCACGGGGTGCATCAGACCGACTCGTTCACTCACGTCCGGCAGCGTATTTGGCGCGATGTGGTGCGTGCGGAGGTGGCCCAGGTGGTGGCCGGAAGGCGGATCATCCGCACCAGGACGCCGACGATCCACCCCTCAACCCGCCGCGCCCCGCGTCCCTCAGCCCTACGGTGGATCACCCGCACCGGCGCACGGATGTTCCACCTCTCGGACGACCCCCACCGGCCCGTGGACGACACAAGGTCGCGCCTCCCGATGATCCGGGAGGCGCGAACGGTGGACGGGTGGGCGGTGGAGGTCTCAGAAGCGGAGCTCCCGCTCGTGCAGGTATCCCTGCAAGTGCCAGAACTTCACCGCCTCCTTCCAGCCACGGCGGGCGAAGCGTCCGAGGCCGCTGCCGTGATCGATGGTGGCGTGGAAGTCCTGGTGAACGCGCTGGGCGTCGCGGTCGATGTGGTCGTGGGCCAGGGGTGCGGTGTAGTTCGCCATGTCAGCAACGATGCGCTTGCCAATGCGTAAGCACAAGCGAATGTTTCTTAATCACCATGTAGCATCGCTACATGGTCGATGTGAACCGTCTCCGCGTCTTTCGTGCCGTCGTCGCCAGTGGTTCGGTGAACGCCGCTGCGTCCCATCTCGGGTACACACCCTCCGCCGTGAGCCAGCACGTCTCCGCGCTCCAGAAGGAGACCAAGCTGACGCTCATCGAACGCAGCGGACGCGGCATCGTTCCCACCGCTGCCGGGCTCGAACTCGCTTCGCGCAGTGACGAACTCATGGGCACACTCGCCCGACTCGACGGCGCGATCGATGACCTCCGACAAGGCCGCACCGAGACGCTCTCGGTGTGTTCGTTCGCTTCGGCTGCGGAGGAGTGGATGCCGTCCGTCGCGGCCACCGTTCTGCGCGAATTTCCGGACGTCACATTCACCTTCCGGCTCAACGAGAACGGTGTTGCGCCCCCGCCGATGCCACCAGATCTCGACATCCGCACCGAGGTGCCGGGCGACGACGCCACGAGGATCGATGGCTACGAACGCCACGTGCTGACCACCGAGCCGTACGTCGCGCTACTGCCGAAGGACCACCCGCTCGCCGGCCAGGACGAAGTGCGGATGAGTGACCTCGCCGACGAGCCGTGGATCGACGACGACCCCGGCAAGACGACCTGCGGACTCATCGTTGCTCAGGCGACCAAGGCGGCTGGAATCGCTCCGCGGTACGTCGCCTACGCCGGCGATCATCACGGCGGCATCGCGTTCGTCGCCGCAGGAATCGGCGTCACCGTGATCCCGCAACTGGCCACCGGCAACCTGCCCGTCTCCGTGGTGTCACTGCCAGTGGTTGATCCTTCGCCCCATCGTCGGATCGTGGTGCACGTGCACCGTCAGGCCCTGCTCAAGCCGGCCGCGCGGCGAGTGCTGGAGTTGCTGACTGCCGCTGCCTGATCGGCTCAGGATCGGACGATCTCGTGGACGGTGAACGCGTTCCCCGCCACGCCACCCTCCCGGGTCACCAGCCAGCGCTCATTCACCGCGAACAGAATGCCGGATACTTCCGGTGCGAGTATCCGGCCGGCACGATCGCGGGTAGTTCCGGTGAAACGGGCGACGCGTCGCCGTGCACAACTCGCGGACTCCGCGAGCACAGTTCGCGAGTGGATCGATCCGCGGGCACTGCTCGCGCCGTCCGCGACTTCTGCTCGCTGCTGCGGGTGTTGCCGTCAGCCGTCGATCTCGCCGCGGTCGCGTCCGACGTCCTGCAACTTGGTGTCGAGCGTGACGCGGTTGTCGAAGACGAAACACTCACCCTCGAAGTCGGCGTCCGCGTCCGGAATCTCCTTGAAGTAGTTCAGGATTCCGCCCTGCAGCTGGTGCACCTTGAGGCCGAGATCCTGCATCCAGGGGCTCGCCTTCTCGCACCGGATTCCGCCGGTGCAGTACATCGCCACCTGCTTACCCTCGTCCCGCCACTGCGGTGCGTGCTGCTCGACGTACTCGCGGAAGTCGCGGAAGTTGACGACGCGCGGATCGACGGCGCCGCGGAACCGGCCCACCTCGAACTCGAAGGAGTTGCGGTTGTCGAGCACCACGACGTCGTCGCGCTGGATGAGGTCTCGCCACTCACTCGGCGGGACGTCGGTGGCGGCCACGTCGTCGACCCGCGCAGGCATGTCGAGACCATCGATCCCGAGCGGCACGATCTCCTTCTTGGCCTTGACCATCATGCGGGAGAACGGGATTCGGTCGTACGCGGTGCGTTTGTAGGTGATGCCGTCGAAGGCGCGTCCGAGCGTTTCGTCCTCGGCCGCGGCGCTGATGAAAGCGTCGATCTGGCCCTGCGGCGCGGCGAGCATTCCGTTCACGCCCTCTTCGGCGACCAGAACGGTGCCGAGCAGGCCGTCGGTCAACTCACGCAACCGGTCGCAGAACGCCGCGACGTCGTCGATGCGGACGAAGCGGTAGAAAGCAATGTGGACGCCGGAACTCACGGCGTCCATGGTGCCCGGGGTGCATGCGCCTGTCGAACCGGCGCGGCTGCCCGCCTCGTGTATCGCTAAGGTGCACACTCAGTCATCGAACTCGGGAGGTCGCCTGATGAAACGCGCGTTGAGTGGACTGGCCGTTGCCGCACTGTGCGGATCGATGCTCACCGGTTGCTTCGACGAGAAGCCGTGCCACAGCGGTGAGTATCCGGTCACCGGCACCGGTACGGCCACTGGCGGCAAGACGTGCGTGCCCGACGGTTCGCCGGCGCCGAGCGGATTCGACACCTACCCGCCGGGCAAGACACCGACCACCGTTCCGTGATGTCCTCGGAATCAC
It encodes the following:
- a CDS encoding YcaO-like family protein, with amino-acid sequence MTENSMSARRPRLKVRHYNREVPWLPATSSGAEQAGIEEMLNVYSPFGEIRTVMTALRPGLACDGYQGSATPMSLDHIFRRMVGLPGLNTGLDRDIYGGGKGLNISDSVLSSLGEAIERMLGSFSCITAGTQESQWYGSSRELEQLGRPHVRPEDYPMFAEQQLQTDGFLCEPWDADSRMYWIQGENLLTGQDWWVPAQLVHLFYFREQGEARIGVSSSGGLATHLNDERALSHGLLEVIERDAANLSWFTRVLPQKVELDQPFRSAALNRWMESAQRSGIDVSFYVHRTDVPDVSVVTAISVEHGMDENSYLAGGGVGLNVEEAIRSAIAELIQSERMVRTPEIAPSWRVVQGFQRLFGINRDATADDFTNFIQVVPYYGYAENQERLDWYLRSDEQPTVKLSDLPVAEFADDTAEFEGVLEICRKTGLTPIAFDFTPSNFSAVRLRKVFIPQMVPAFPPNLMMLGHYRYYDLPQRLGLQDDLLEYDELTAEPLPYP
- a CDS encoding ABC transporter permease; translated protein: MSVDTNRESSVKMEQPGPRLGALKTWTIQELRLLIREPVAVFFSLIFPLVIFLFIGMPYADEIIDKGKNLRLIDAMFPSLVGTVAANLLLMGLPIYIAELRNKEVDKRYRTLPLPGWIFASAVVLSMLVLVVAAASVIVAAVGFSSGLRSEVYSPQFLLLGVGFVAMLCPIGLFLGTLPFPPRTIQAVTAGVFFILFFGSGAAAPIDGMPQVVQSVLEWNPLKIWFDALVDVYVSAGIKTSSILKILLTYAVSVVALLCGLRNWKRVS
- a CDS encoding ABC transporter ATP-binding protein — its product is MMQRTHERGTPVAQLIDAVKKYDGTPVVNGVSLEIPAGQTTMLVGPNGSGKTTSMEMLIGLREMSDGRAEIMGQAVQPGGPHRLVTGVQLQQSGLPSRLRVNEALAAVASLYREPEDIRQLADSLGLSKHWRTSVDKLSGGLRRRLDIAIACVGSPHFLLLDEPTSGIDPEGRAELWEFLRVRARSGCAILASTHDLEEAEAFADRLYVMASGRIALHGQPEEVLAAAGGQFRLRINDASSQLTQAIQASGLVHGKVGITTLAVGGADEIDALRDRLQQLEPGLEVRFGRIRLEDVFAVTMWRDAA
- a CDS encoding benzoate/H(+) symporter BenE family transporter, translated to MSERVGLMHPVMAGVVAGLVGFTSSFAIVLTGLRAVGADDAQAASGLFVLCLTMGAGCVLFSWRTRMPITMAWSTPGAALLATAAVPHGGFPAAVGAFILCGVLLALCGLVRPLGELVERIPAPLASAMLAGVLLPLVVAPIRAAVVDPWAIAPVITTWLVLLAVARRWAVLGALAAALVVMAVRGVFGELDLAAAAPTLTFVSPTLDAGALIAIAIPLFIVTMTSQNIPGIAVLGAFGYRPGMRNPLLYTGSASVAGAFAGGHAINLAAISAALAAGPEAHPDKDKRWIAGVSCGGTYLLFGPLAGLVSAVAVAAPKGIVESIAGLALIATFAASAHSALADDRAREAGAITLVVAASGITIASIGSAFWGLVAGLVLHLVLTKAPSRTSKSA
- a CDS encoding LysR family transcriptional regulator; translated protein: MVDVNRLRVFRAVVASGSVNAAASHLGYTPSAVSQHVSALQKETKLTLIERSGRGIVPTAAGLELASRSDELMGTLARLDGAIDDLRQGRTETLSVCSFASAAEEWMPSVAATVLREFPDVTFTFRLNENGVAPPPMPPDLDIRTEVPGDDATRIDGYERHVLTTEPYVALLPKDHPLAGQDEVRMSDLADEPWIDDDPGKTTCGLIVAQATKAAGIAPRYVAYAGDHHGGIAFVAAGIGVTVIPQLATGNLPVSVVSLPVVDPSPHRRIVVHVHRQALLKPAARRVLELLTAAA
- a CDS encoding rhodanese-like domain-containing protein; this translates as MSSGVHIAFYRFVRIDDVAAFCDRLRELTDGLLGTVLVAEEGVNGMLAAPQGQIDAFISAAAEDETLGRAFDGITYKRTAYDRIPFSRMMVKAKKEIVPLGIDGLDMPARVDDVAATDVPPSEWRDLIQRDDVVVLDNRNSFEFEVGRFRGAVDPRVVNFRDFREYVEQHAPQWRDEGKQVAMYCTGGIRCEKASPWMQDLGLKVHQLQGGILNYFKEIPDADADFEGECFVFDNRVTLDTKLQDVGRDRGEIDG